A stretch of DNA from Halodesulfovibrio sp. MK-HDV:
ACACGCTCGGCGCATGTACCACCTATGCAATAGGTATCTGGGGCGGAGCATATCTTATCCATCGAATATTACGCATGGATGAGGCTTCACAAGCAAAAGCGCATCGCTACTACTCCAAGTGGGGACAGTGGTCGTTGCTTCTATCATGGCTGCCTGTCATTGGAGATCCCCTTTGCCTTGTCGGCGGCATCGCCCGCGTTCGCTTTTCCTTCTTTCTGCTGCTTGCCCTCATGGGAAAATTTTCCCGCTATGCCGTGCTCGCATGGCTGACTCTGCAGGCAATCTAGTTACAAATCCGCATCGTCCCTCTTCACTTCATTATTCTTTCATCCTGACACGTGAAAATGTTCTCAGGTGATCATGAAAAGACTATACACCTGTGCTCCCTATGTTAGAATGAGCCAAACACCTTTTCACGTCATTAAATACATTTTACGCGCCGGAGGAAGGTATGCGGACAATCAAGCACATCCTTGTTGCTGTTGACCTTATGGAAGACAGTTCATTTATTGCAGCATATGCAAAACTTTTTGCGGAAAAACTTAATTCCAAAATAACTGTGGTCTATGCCACACCGCCATTGACCCAATATTTTGGACTATACCTCCCGCAAGATACCATCGCAAAATTTCATGAAGAATCAGAACAGGGTGCAATACGTGAACTGAAACAATTTGTTAAGAAGCATTTTTCAGGTATGGACGTAGAACAACGCCTTGCCAATGGTCATCCACAGGACGTTGTCCTTGGTGTTGCCAAAGAAGGCGGCTACGACCTCATTATAATGGGTACCCATAGCCGCAAAGGTATGGATAGAATAATGTTCGGCTCTGTCGCCAACCACGTAGTAAAACAGTCAGACATCCCAGTTCTTACGGTTAGACCAGATTTGTAACCAGCTGTTTAAAATAATTAATTCCCCTATCGGCAAAAAACTTTGCCAATAGGGGAATTGTTGTACTATCAAAGGACTATAAGAAATTTTTGTTTTTTGTAGATTTCTGGTTGCATTAGAATCATTTTTGGTATTGATTACTATTAACGACAAAGAAATCACGTCACACGGCTTGTTATCTCCCGACAATGCACACTATCGGGGCATAATCTATACAATGCACACAAGACGTATTTTCCGAATCGATATGTAACTCATCCCCGATTTTTAAACATCCTTTGGAGGTCATTATGCGTACTATCAAAAATATCCTCGTTCCTGTTGATGTAATGGAAGACAACGACTTTTTTGTTGAATATGCAAAACTTATGGCAGAGAAACTTGATGCAAAAATTACTCTGTTATATGCCCGTCCACCTCTGGATCGTTTCTATGATGTCTATCTTACTGATGACGTCGTAGAAAAACTTAAAGCAGACTCTAAACAACGCGCCCTAGATGAACTTGAAAAACTTGCCGAAGACCAGTTGGCAAGCATGGATGTATCCATCAAACTACGCCGTGGTCAGCCTCAGGATTTGATTCTGGAGATGACCGATACTGATGACTACGACATGGTCATTATGGGAACACACTGCCGCAAGGGTGTTGAACGCGTACTTTTCGGCTCTGTTGCAAACCGGGTGGTGAAACACTCCAATACTCCTGTCCTAACTATCCATCCGGCTGAATGCAAAGGTTAGTGGCTTACCCCTTCTGCCACTAGAACTCAGCCAGCAGAACAGACATATTACCCGAACAGACGGGTAATAGACTCATTCTGCAGCTTCGTAGACGAAAAATGAAAAGCCCCTTCCTGACCGCTCATTCAGGTAGGGGCTTTTCTATTGCTTTTTGCTCAAATGTACCTTTTTACCTATTAATATTATGAGGAAAAAAGTATTATCCGATACGTATACTGTACTCAGATTTGCACAATCAGCTTACGTGCGAATACGGAACTCAATACGCATAAATTGGCAACTATGCACACGTCCCCAGAAAAAAAGCATAAGCGCAGCACATAACGCTCGTTAGAGAATACCAGCCCCTATGATGTAACCCCTTACAAAATGGGACTCTTACGGAGCTTTGTCATCACACAATAATTAAATTTTACACCTCAACACAAAAATAAGCGTATCGTATTTTTTTCGTTACCCAATTTTATGAGAAGATGTTAAAAAGGAGCAACAATCAGTTCTCTTTATTAGCGGAAATGCGTTTTTGTGGTTGCCAAAACAACATTTTTAGTATTGATTACCATTACTGAGTGACTAACAAGACAATCGTGTGTGTCTTGTTAAAAATATTAAACATTTTTGAGAAACCTTGCGTCCGTTACCTGCTCTGACAGGACGTAGCCGAAGGGGGTTAATGTATGGACGTAGTAATGCTGTCCAGAATTCAGTTTGCAGTAACTATTTTCTTTCATTTTATTTTCGTACCGTTAACGCTTGGATTGTCTATACTGCTTGCCATCATGGAAACCATGTATGTGCGCACCGGTAATGAGATGTACAAGCGCATGGTCAAGTTCTGGGGTAAACTGTTTATCATCAACTTCACCCTTGGTGTTGTTACAGGTATTACTCTTGAATTCCAGTTCGGTACAAACTGGTCACGTTACTCTGAATACGTGGGTGATATTTTTGGCTCTTTGCTCGCGATTGAAGCAAGTACCTCTTTCTTCCTGGAATCTACTTTTATTGCTGTATGGTTCTTTGGTTGGAAAAAAGTATCCAAAAAAGTTCACCTTATGTGTATTTGGATTGTTGCGCTCGCTGCCAACATGTCTGCCTTCTGGATCATCATGGCGAACGCGTTCATGCAGAATCCAATCGGCTACAAACTGGTTAACGGCAAACCGCAGCTTGATGATTTTATTGCTGTTATCACAAACCAATACGGAATCGGCATATATGCCC
This window harbors:
- a CDS encoding universal stress protein; its protein translation is MRTIKNILVPVDVMEDNDFFVEYAKLMAEKLDAKITLLYARPPLDRFYDVYLTDDVVEKLKADSKQRALDELEKLAEDQLASMDVSIKLRRGQPQDLILEMTDTDDYDMVIMGTHCRKGVERVLFGSVANRVVKHSNTPVLTIHPAECKG
- a CDS encoding YqaA family protein, translated to MIDFFTPELGYPALFLLSFLAATVLPLGSEWLLVAMIAGAFDPTSAVLVATAGNTLGACTTYAIGIWGGAYLIHRILRMDEASQAKAHRYYSKWGQWSLLLSWLPVIGDPLCLVGGIARVRFSFFLLLALMGKFSRYAVLAWLTLQAI
- a CDS encoding universal stress protein — protein: MRTIKHILVAVDLMEDSSFIAAYAKLFAEKLNSKITVVYATPPLTQYFGLYLPQDTIAKFHEESEQGAIRELKQFVKKHFSGMDVEQRLANGHPQDVVLGVAKEGGYDLIIMGTHSRKGMDRIMFGSVANHVVKQSDIPVLTVRPDL